The following are encoded together in the Corticium candelabrum chromosome 1, ooCorCand1.1, whole genome shotgun sequence genome:
- the LOC134192225 gene encoding integrator complex subunit 12-like, protein MTCQILRTMHRYRPTSSSCLYKSVSAAAALRASFSKLVIESDMKLLVVAVLVALAAIWIQSVDGECDTNGIEAVSLESLAKNADVIAKIDVKKVSQKRAKVKILCHLKVNLERLKSEGKVAALMKKPSLNVSGINDYRTCVFVDKTLKGLLVFVVKGKGRWEVLRHGVVGGHEETAVRKILNISEDSCINQEQRHKIINNFHITKEMGSSAPTASTSSRPTSSRPYSSRQVSSMPMSSRPSSSSSSSSSSSSSSSASSSSSSSSPSSSSSPSSSSSSSSSRLHDHPSHHHLGQPRHSKLVHAVHGLYIEN, encoded by the exons ATGACGTGTCAGATCCTACGCACAATGCACCGGTATAGACCTACATCATCCAGTTGCCTGTACAAATCGgtatcagcagcagcagctctaCGTGCATCATTCAGCAAACTTGTGATTGAGTCAGACATGAAGTTGCTTGTTGTGGCTGTGCTTGTTGCACTCGCTGCTATTTGGATTCAGTCGGTTGACGGTGAATGTGACACCAATGGGATTGAGGCTGTCAGTCTGGAAAGTTTGGCAAAAAATGCGGATGTTATTGCCAAAATAGATGTGAAGAAAGTATCTCAAAAACGGGCTAAAGTGAAAATTCTGTGCCATCTGAAGGTGAACTTGGAACGTCTGAAGAGTGAGGGCAAAGTAGCTGCTCTCATGAAGAAGCCATCTCTCAACGTCTCTGGTATCAATGACTACCGAACATGCGTGTTTGTCGACAAAACTCTGAAAGGACTTTTGGTGTTCGTGGTAAAAGGGAAGGGACGTTGGGAAGTACTGAGACATGGAGTGGTAGGG GGTCATGAAGAAACGGCAGTGAGAAAGATACTTAATATCAGTGAAGACAGCTGTATCAACCAAGAACAACGACATAAAATCATTAACAACTTTCATATTACCAAAGAGATGGGTAGCTCTGCACCTACTGCATCTACATCAAGTAGACCGACATCATCTAGGCCGTATTCATCTAGGCAGGTATCATCTATGCCAATGTCATCTagaccatcatcatcatcatcatcatcatcatcatcatcatcatcatcatcagcatcatcatcatcatcatcatcatcaccatcatcatcatcatcaccgtcgtcgtcatcatcgtcgtcatcatctagACTACATGATCATCCCAGCCATCATCATCTTGGTCAACCTAGACACAGCAAACTAGTACACGCTGTTCATGGACTCTATATAgagaattga